One part of the Musa acuminata AAA Group cultivar baxijiao chromosome BXJ1-5, Cavendish_Baxijiao_AAA, whole genome shotgun sequence genome encodes these proteins:
- the LOC135672836 gene encoding polyamine oxidase 3-like encodes MENRCDGNGVNKASCYLNSERKQSRSPSAIVIGGGFAGIAAAHALKNASFQVVLLESRDRIGGRVYTDHSFGFPVDMGAAWLHGVCKENPLATWIGRLGLPIYQTSGDNSVLFDHDLESYALFDADGRQVPQELVQKVGEVFESILKEANKVRHETTEDMSVAQAIALVLERDPDLRQEGLANNVLQWYLCRMEGWFATDADNISLKNWDQEVLLPGGHGLMVRGYRPIINTLAKGLDIRLSHRVTKIVRGKKGVEVTVNNDKSFFADAAIITVPLGVLKAKSIKFEPRLPEWKEAAIDGIGVGVENKIVLHFDKVFWPNVEFLGVVSSTSYGCSYFLNLHKATGHPVLVYMPAGRLAQDIEKMSDESAAKFAFSQLKVILPDVTEPIQYLVSRWGRDENSLGSYSYDAVGKPRDLFERLRIPVDNLFFAGEATSIKYTGTVHGAFSTGLMSAEECRMRVLEKYGDLENLEMFHPSMDEEAASISVPLLISRM; translated from the exons ATGGAGAATCGCTGTGATGGCAACGGCGTCAATAAAG CCTCTTGCTATTTAAATTCTGAGAGAAAGCAATCTCGTTCTCCTTCTGCCATTGTCATCGGTGGTGGATTTGCAGGGATTGCAGCTGCTCATGCTCTGAAAAATGCATCTTTCCAG GTTGTGCTTTTAGAATCACGAGATCGGATTGGTGGCCGAGTTTACACTGACCACTCGTTCGGTTTTCCTGTAGACATGGGGGCAGCTTG GTTGCATGGCGTCTGCAAAGAAAATCCATTGGCAACTTGGATAGGAAGACTTGGTTTACCAATTTATCAAACTTCTGGTGATAATTCTGTTTTGTTTGATCATGACCTGGAGAG CTACGCACTTTTTGATGCTGATGGACGACAAGTCCCTCAAGAACTAGTCCAAAAAGTTGGTGAGGTGTTTGAAAGTATTTTAAAAGAG GCCAACAAAGTTAGGCATGAAACCACCGAAGACATGTCTGTAGCACAGGCTATTGCACTTGTTCTGGAGAGAGATCCAGATCTAAG gcAAGAAGGACTTGCAAACAATGTGCTGCAGTGGTACCTGTGCCGAATGGAAGGTTGGTTTGCTACAGATGCTGACAACATCTCATTAAAGAACTGGGATCAG GAAGTTCTGCTTCCTGGTGGCCATGGTCTTATGGTTCGTGGTTACCGTCCTATCATTAATACACTAGCGAAAGGCCTTGATATTCGTCTCTCTCATCG AGTCACAAAAATAGTGAGGGGTAAAAAGGGAGTAGAAGTCACTGTCAACAATGATAAGTCATTTTTTGCTGATGCTGCTATCATAACTGTACCTCTGGGGGTTCTCAAGGCCAAATCCATCAAATTCGAACCAAGACTTCCTGAATGGAAAGAAGCAGCTATAGATGGCATTGGTGTTGGGGTAGAGAACAAAATTGTTTTGCACTTTGACAAGGTTTTCTGGCCAAATGTGGAGTTTCTTGGAGTAGTCTCATCCACTTCATATGGTTGCAGCTATTTCCTTAATCTTCACAAAGCAACCGGCCATCCTGTTCTTGTTTACATGCCTGCAGGTCGCCTCGCCCAAGATATCGAGAAAATGTCTGATGAATCTGCTGCTAAGTTTGCCTTTAGTCAGCTAAAAGTGATCCTTCCAGATGTCACTGAAccg ATACAGTATCTCGTGTCACGATGGGGGAGAGATGAAAATTCACTCGGCTCATACAGCTACGATGCGGTTGGGAAACCTCGCGATCTTTTTGAGAGACTGCGCATCCCTGTGGACAATCTCTTCTTTGCTGGGGAAGCCACCAGCATCAAGTATACAGGGACCGTGCATGGTGCCTTTTCCACTGGGTTGATGTCAGCCGAGGAGTGTCGGATGCGTGTCCTAGAAAAATATGGTGACCTGGAAAACCTGGAGATGTTTCACCCATCTATGGATGAAGAAGCTGCATCGATCTCAGTCCCATTACTGATATCCCGTATGTAA
- the LOC135672837 gene encoding aminomethyltransferase, mitochondrial-like: protein MRGGGLWQLSQCLARRLARSKPRAMPRAFATAPAAETVELKKTALHDFHVEHGGKMVPFAGWSMPLQYKDSIMDSTLHCRAAAGLFDVSHMCGLSLRGRDCAPFLETLVIADVAGLRPGTGTLTVFTNERGGAIDDSVVTKVGDDHIYLVVNAGCRDKDLAHIGAHLETFKAKGGDVEWHIHDERSLLALQGPMAPPVLQLLMKDDLSKIYFGEFRTLDINGAHCFLTRTGYTGEDGFEISVPSEHAVDLTKAILEKSEGKVRLTGLGARDSLRLEAGLCLYGNDMEQHTTPVEAGLSWAIGKRRRAEGGFLGAEVILKQLQEGPPVRRVGFFSNGPPPRSHSEILSSSSGEKIGEVTSGGFSPCLKKNIAMGYVESGFHKPGTEVKIVIRGKANDGIVTKMPFVPTKYYKPS, encoded by the exons ATGAGAGGAGGCGGCCTCTGGCAGCTCAGCCAATGCCTCGCCCGCCGCCTCGCCCGATCCAAGCCCCGCGCCATGCCCCGCGCCTTCGCCACCGCCCCCGCTGCGGAGACGGTGGAGCTCAAGAAGACGGCGCTCCACGACTTCCACGTCGAGCACGGCGGCAAAATGGTGCCTTTCGCCGGGTGGAGCATGCCGCTGCAGTACAAGGACTCGATCATGGACTCCACCCTCCACTGCCGCGCCGCCGCCGGCCTCTTCGACGTCTCCCACATGTGCGGCCTCAGCCTCCGCGGCCGCGATTGCGCCCCATTCCTCGAGACCCTCGTCATCGCTGACGTCGCCGGCCTCCGCCCTGGCACCGGGACCCTCACCGTCTTCACCAACGAGCGCGGCGGCGCCATCGACGATTCGGTGGTGACCAAGGTGGGAGACGACCACATCTACCTGGTGGTAAACGCCGGGTGCAGGGACAAGGACCTGGCGCACATCGGCGCGCACTTGGAGACCTTCAAGGCCAAGGGAGGGGATGTGGAGTGGCACATTCATGATGAAAGGTCTCTGCTTGCGCTCCAG GGTCCTATGGCTCCACCAGTTCTCCAGTTATTAATGAAAGATGATCTAAGCAAAATCTATTTTGGTGAATTCCGCACATTGGACATCAACGGAGCCCATTGTTTTCTCACAAGAACTGG CTACACAGGTGAAGATGGATTTGAAATCTCAGTTCCATCCGAGCATGCCGTAGATCTTACAAAGGCAATTCTGGAGAAATCTGAAGGGAAGGTGAGGTTGACAGGTTTAGGTGCTCGTGACAGTCTCCGTCTCGAAGCTGGCCTATGTCTCTATGGCAATGACATGGAGCAGCATACCACACCTGTTGAAGCTGGCCTTTCCTGGGCAATTGGCAAGAGAAGAAGAGCAGAAGGTGGCTTCTTGGGAGCAGAAGTGATCTTAAAGCAGCTACAGGAAGGGCCACCAGTAAGGCGTGTCGGTTTCTTCTCAAACGGCCCACCCCCACGAAGCCACAGCGAGATCTTGAGCAGCAGCAGCGGAGAAAAGATCGGCGAGGTGACCAGCGGTGGATTCAGCCCCTGCTTGAAGAAGAACATAGCAATGGGGTACGTGGAGTCGGGTTTCCACAAGCCTGGAACTGAAGTCAAGATCGTCATTCGTGGGAAGGCCAACGATGGCATCGTCACCAAGATGCCCTTCGTTCCAACCAAGTATTATAAGCCATCTTAG
- the LOC135674878 gene encoding non-specific lipid-transfer protein 1-like, with translation MKVAPAGILLLLLAFALVVVEPTRAFTCIQVETCLTPCLTYLTGQQPAPTPACCDGVRRLKNMGITPAERQFACNCVKHAAAHFPNLKDDAVSDLPGLCATPLPFPISLEFDCSK, from the coding sequence ATGAAGGTAGCACCTGCaggcatcctcctcctcctcctcgcattCGCACTCGTGGTGGTCGAGCCAACCCGTGCTTTCACTTGCATCCAAGTCGAGACGTGCCTAACTCCGTGCCTCACGTACCTGACGGGGCAGCAGCCGGCGCCGACGCCGGCGTGTTGCGACGGTGTTCGGAGGCTCAAGAACATGGGCATCACCCCCGCCGAGCGCCAGTTCGCATGCAACTGCGTGAAGCATGCGGCGGCGCACTTCCCCAACCTGAAAGACGACGCGGTCAGCGACCTGCCGGGGCTGTGCGCCACGCCGCTTCCCTTCCCCATCAGCTTGGAGTTTGACTGCTCCAAGTGA